Sequence from the Cydia splendana chromosome 10, ilCydSple1.2, whole genome shotgun sequence genome:
CCAGGTACTAATACAATCGTCAATTTATTTGACCAGTCATAACCCGTATTGCGACGATATAAGGACTTCTTATGGTTAGTCAACTGACTTGCTTTGACTACCTGCTTTAGCCCAAGGCAATGCTGATTGTTTGTAGACTTCTTTAGACTCGCCTATTATTTTACGGCGAGAATTAAAATGAGCCATTGACCGTTTCACCTATCGTGAATGATGTCAAatgctatagtctgtatctttaggtatttaaaaaaagagtaaacaaaatctaccctcaaatactTACTACTGCTACTTAAGCCAGTCGAGGGtaggtgaaaacattacatgatcaaataatgtaggttaaaatcaggtcgttgaggtcgttcagtgacagatccaggtggttttgtatttggttggttaatcgataaattttataactacccgaaaatgtacaacttatttgtttacttttattgaagtacctaaagatacagagtatatacGGCCTCTCACACAGACATTTACAATGACTGCTTATTTTGATTGTGACCAGATCCACAATCAATTTATTGGATGCCTTCCGTCGATCCGTATGCACTGTTCCGATGATGGAGACTAAAGGATCGGAACTCTATCATAAAATAACTCGACCTCATTGAGTTTAGGCTTGTTAGAATTACTTTAAGGACTAAATTTATAGATGATATTCAAAAAAACagaagtacagtcgccattagaCATTATATCGGAgtggccaaggtgttcacaaatatctgaacaaatcCTCTATTAGCAAGAATTCAAGACGTTatagtgcatgttcagatattttgggttattcccactagttaccaccaatttGTTACCAGTgataactactgggattttttttcccaccttttaccagtggtaactactgggaaaaattattcccagtagttaccaccaactcggtttggtgtaAAACTGTAAATTCGGTGAATAGAAGCTTGTATCAAAACTATTTTTCGTTATGGCAACTGTCTGATTGTAAGTTATgtcataaagaaaaaaaaatacaaagattgcttactccatacatcagttttggtgccaaaaagactaatattttcatagtcgacatctagcatcgggtagcggaattatcagcacTGCTAAGTAGTAGTGACAATAGATggagcaccgaccggaaagtcttatgttgtttatttatttattggagaAACAACAGAAGTATGCGACAGGATAATAGGTTACAttgataggtacatatattattgaGATGAACACTTACTTCCTTAAACGCTCTCactaaaacatacttaaaataaaCGGACTTAACTAAAACGTATCTTTACATACAAGTTAACCAAGTGTTGTAGACCATTCTTATGTGAattgtatataatatttattattgaggttctaaaatttttaaattagctaaacaagaaaaataaagagAAAGTTGAAAATACTGACAACCAATCTgatcaataattattaagtacaaTGACAGCAGAGATAGTAGCGATGATGACGACACATTACTGACGGACACTATGTTGGTCGTTGAGGATATTGAGTATTTGGTTACGATATTTGGGCCTAGTGACATTGAAAATATCGATGGAAGTAAATTCTTTATTGTAAGTGTTACAAATACGACGCAAGGGGGCTCGCAACCCGGCGTTACTAGAGGCGGTGGGAACTGAGAACAAAGCATTAGAGCGCGAGCATTAAACTGATGTATgaagtgagcactcttgtcttactatatttctctatggttatgttttactattttttacAGTATGCTGAAACTAAGCAAGCGGAACTGGAGACCAACTTATTCGAGGCAGCCAACATAGAGGACCAAGAATCAGAGGCCGGACAGGCCCTGGTACTGGACTTCTTACGCAAGTGCAAACACCTTGAAGCCTCCAACCCGTCCAATGAAGACTTGGTCAAAGAAATAGGAGCTTTGAAGAAAGACTTGCTCAAGCAGGATAATAAATACATACGAGCGCTTATGACAAACTGATGCCGTTTGATTTGTTTTGAATAaagtttttgataaaaaaatatgttttattctTAAGTACCAAATGCGGCCGCAGCGGTCAACGGGAAGGGAGTTGTTTTACTTAACAAGCCAAACGAATGCACGTGTTTCTAAAGTAACGACGCCAAGCGCGAAGAATTTCGTGCATTGACCCGcgtgttcctatctctatcgcacgcgcataaattatattgctgtcccgctcgcacagtgGCATCGACCGCCTGCATCATAGCGGGACGggaccagtggggagacactactgacttcgggcaaactcggcgccgttcggctcagcattgctccgagcgattattagggttggcacaacttgacgtcccttagcgtgcacgaccacagataagagaATGAATGAActtcaattttgacaaccctaaatagccgaaaacgatagtgccatacattagaaagggacagcatgattcgaccctgaatcgctgtcaaacttcggtttaaTAGGAAGTGTTCTTCCTGTACGTTAgtacaattatttattctgtgctaaaaCTTCAATTGAAATTTAACTATAAGTACAGGCCGCGTAGTCAACATGCCAACCGCTGCTCCGTAGCGATccaaacgcaactgtcactgtcgcgtcgcactaatatggaagagtgatagagacacaaagcgtttcgttgtcgtagcgatagcgattgtcaccttggctaggccggcaggttcGCAAATTATTAGCCGCTGGAATGCAGTCCGACTGTATCTGCCTTTAGGTCTATCCCAGTGGCACGCTTTAGGAGCCCGGGGTCGGATTGACTACTTAACCCTTCGTAATGTAGCACTGATCAGTGCGCATGAATTTAAATCCATTGTTTAATACAATAGGTTTAAGTTCATTCGCACTGATCAGTGCTTAGACATACTTAATCCCAAGAACATTGACgtatatatctcaggactggccttacgggcaataacaatggggcatgaatgggaccagtacagcggtgtgacaccgctacaacgcgattagttgataagttcgcatcacgcacgcgattggttgatgagttcgcatcacgcgcgccattggtcgcaactagttgcgttaggctgcacgattggctcgaattcgtgagtgacaccgctgaactagtaccatttttagtccTTACTGTCCGTGTCCGGTGCCCCAGAATTTATGGACGTGTATCATTCACCTGACTTTTAAAACCTGAGGGAGAAAACTAACGGTCTGGAGTTTTAACTAGTCTTATACTTATCCAAGGTAAATCAACAGAAACAACAATTTTAGTgaacaattttattataacatTAATTAACATACGTAATTAAGACGAAAAAAACTCTTACCTTTTCTAATGGTTGAGACCAGTGCTCAATAATTTAATCTTTTCAGTGCTCTTCTATTGACTAATGTCCAGTTGCAAATACATTTTTAGCTTTAAGTCGTATgctttacatttttattttgtcataaaataaCCAGCAATGTAGAACATTATATCTAACATACGTATTTACAACTGGAATTCAAtttgaaattaataattatacattattGAGATTTTAATTTCAAATATAAGTTGTGGTATAATCTGATGCTGATATTAGATCATTCAGGTATTGTGTTCAAATACCTTTGTTAATTGGATGAAATACCtaaaattcaatatttatatgACGGAGCACTTTGAAACTCGAAACTTTGAAAGCTGCATTCATCTCTCTGGATTTTGTAGAGGAAGCAACGTTACGTATTGCGCGTTTCAAATTGGTCCCTCAGATTCCTATTTATAATTAACACAATGTCGATTTATCATTGAAAAGAAATTATTCAATATAATATGTTTAGTTATTTGCTTACCATTATGTCTACCTAATACTCTGTTTTGACATAAATTAGTAAATTATTGTCAAAATAGAAGCATATTTACAGGAACAATAATAGGTTAACTATTTTTCATTAAACAATAGTCTTAATAAGCGTTTCCAAATGAAAATATTAGGGGTATTTATAATCGAGTACTTATATAaaagatttacaaaaaaaaatcactgtCTCAAATTAATCATACATAAAATaatcacttttaaatgcaataAATGAAGTCACCTTTTAACATTATATTTGATAACCACCAGTTACTGGTTTGTTATTAGACCCTAATTAGATTTGCTAATCGTACTTCACAGGGCCCGGTGGTAATTTCAAGAGACTAGTCggtgtaacatattatttgaCAGTCCAAACTTTCACATCAGAAAGGTACGCGACATCATTTATAGCATATAGAATTTCATTTCAACTGGTGGGACAAAATGATAAGCTAAAATTGTTATTTACATTGGAATTTACATGTCAaaattttttacaataaataatttaaaatcattcaaCATTTACAATTCGCCAGCGGTTCGTCGTCGGACCGGAGACGTTCGTCCTTCCGCCGtcgatttaaattaaaaatcacAGCATATCGCGTAGACTCTTAGGACGGGTCGCACCAAACCGTATAACTTTATCATAGTTTGCTCATAAAATCAAACAAGGTTTATATAATATTGCAACATACATACAGTTGTTGGAAACAGTTTATTGCAGAGTCTTGTTACTAAACCGACGTAGGCCAGGGGAACGAACATTTGCACGTACGAAAAGTTTGATGGGATAACAACTGCCACCCTAATATTTAAAGTCGATAAGTTAGATGGATGATTAGCGTGGTGCAACCCGTCCTCAGAATGCTTGGAAGCTAGGCCCGCGGCGCGTTTCAGGCGGCCGCTACGACAGGTGGCGGTTGACTAGAACCGAGCCTCGCGGGGCTCCACTCACGAGTAGTACAGGCGCACGGCGCTCGTGAACGTCCGCCGGCACATGGGGCACTTGTCCGTGGCCAGCGCGCACTTGGCGCACGCCACCACGTGCCCGCACGGCACGAAGCACACGTTGCGCTCGTTCTCGTAACAGATTTTACACAGTTTTGAGTCTTCCACTTCCGGTTTTTCGTCTTCGCTTTTCGTAGGGGCGACCGGCTCCGGTTTGGGCGCGGGTATCGTTTCGGGGACGACGCACGCCTCCGATATGACCTTCTGTACGTAATCTCGGCCCTTGACGAGCTGGACGTACGCGCACCGGTCGAACCACCGCGCGTGCTGCTCCCACGGGACGTCGTCCTCCTCCCAGTCCTTGAGGCCGCCGTCGCAGTAGAAGCATTTGGTCTTGTCGCTCTGGCCGGTGTAGTAGAAGCCGGCCTCGGCGAGCTCCTCGGGCTTCTGCTTCATGCTCTTGGGCCAGTCCTTGAAGGTGCGGAGGCGGGCGGCCTCGGTGTTGTAGCGCGGGTGCACGGGGCCCGGCATGCACACGCTGGCGCCGGCGGGCGGCGCGCGCACGCCGCACTCGTCCTGGCCGCTGCCGTCCACCAGCGGGTTGGCGGGCAGCGTGCCGGCCGCCGCCTGCTTGCGCAGGAACGGGCACTGCGGCGCCCACTTCTGGTGGTCTCGAGCGGGGTCGTCGCCCTCCACCCACCGCATGATTTCGACTTTACAGAACGCGCATCGGACCTCGTCGCTGCGGCCGAGGTAGTAGAATCCGTTGCTGGCGAGAGTTTGGGGGCTTATGAAAGTCAGGGGCCAACTGTCGAAGGTTTTGAGTCGGTTCTCCTCGCGGTGCATGTCGGCGGCGAGCACGTGGTTGTTGTCGGGCTTGTCGACGGCGAGGGGGAGGTTGGGCAGCGTGGGCGAGGTGGGCGACGAGCTCAGCGAGCTGCCGCGCGAGCCGCCGGGCTCGTACACGGAGCATGGCGTGGGCAGCGTCAGCACCGGTTCCACCAGAGGTCGCGTCTTCGCGGTCGCGGGCGCATTTTTGAACAATGCAGTGCCCGGCGCTACTGATGACACtggaaataaaagaaaacaacattttaaatgcctgttttattaacaaaacgttTATTCACTGATTTTCCAATGTtaatatagtaggtacctaatttgatattaaagtgGTAAATATTTATCTATAACCCAAACTATCTAACATGGCAACGTCAATCCATCGTCACCAAACCAAACTAATACTTTCAACATAAGGCCTATCTTTGCTTTTATATTTCGCGTTCATTTTAGCCACTGGTCCTAAGACTTTTGAACGTGATACTGTCTCATGTCATATGTCATAACATGTTACTAGCATAAAAGGCACCAAAGCAGCTGTCTATGTGTGCAGAATTGAAACTAGCCCGTGCTCGCGTCCAGAAACAGTTCTCGCAACAAGTTCTCGCTGCGTCACCGGCATTCCGCGGCGCAGCCTCCCCCCGAGTGCACTCAGTGCGCATGCACTCAACGCACGCAATCAATTTTTCTTTACCCTCCGTACGGGCCTCTGGACTCAGAAAACTATACTCTGTTTACATTGTCTGCTAACacaaatagtttattttatttattactttatagtTTATACGAttatgataggtaggtacttaacaaAACTTTAATTCGAGTTTCGTCAAATCGGGTCCAAGTTTAAGTAGGTAGCGATATTTCTCAGAGGTTGAATGACTTGAATTTTTATTTACACTACTCTGCCAAAAAAACGAGTGCATTCTATTTAGGTTTCATGCttgtaaatatgtaggtaccttcaAAGAATTAAGTCATTGATAAACTGTATACTAATGTTGTCTACGATTTAGTAGCGGATCTTAAACCTGTATTTAATATAATTCAGTAACAAATACAGTTAGGAATTCCACAGTAATTGAATGGAAATGGTAAAGTACCTATCACGAAGTACGACGCGACCCGACATTACCTTGCAAAATTCCAATGACGCAGGATAAACcccatataatatttataaatatgtttattCGCAAATACCTACATTTGCACAGTGGTTCATTTGCGCACTGTTTCTCGTCAAAATTTTAGAAACCTACAGCTGTATCAAAGTACCAAATTATGGTGGATCGATAAGCTTATCAATAACAAAAACGAGATAAGTGCGTAGTATTAGCTTTTTAGcaattaaaatgtaaattttaatGAACACATTATCAACAAAATGTTAATGATGTTTTATTTTACAGCATTGTTTACAATCAGCATTAGAAAGCTACGTATTGATTGTTGAAAATGTTTTGCTGTGTTGGACAAATATGAAACCATGCTGTTGTATATTGGAATTATTAGATGCGTAAAAACATAAACTTACTTGAAACAAAATACTCAAAatagcaaataaatatttataaagtaaAACGTGTAACAAATGCGTAGCGTACAACCAAGTAGTACGCAAGAAAGTAATGGCAATGGCCGAAAAAAATCAATAGAGGATATTTACCATTTCTGTGCTTGGAGTCAACTAACATAGGCATTTTGATGAAAACAATGTACTTGTAACTTTAATCACGTAACACTCAAATAAGACATTGCCTTAAATTGCTTCACAATTTggaaaaaataaacttttttactTTCAGCGTGCGGTAATGGCGTACGACGGGAATCAAGCATCGTTGGCTACTCGCTTTGTGCCTGGTGGGGCGATATGGTGCTGCAATGTCCCCCTCTGCGCATGCGTACAAATTTAAAGAGGGTTCCATTTCGCCTACGAGGGGTGCACAGCTGTGCGGGCTActataattataagtatttattgttaCACTTCCAAACATGTCATTCGGCAAATGTGAACTGTATGTTGTTCGTAGTACACGCATCGCATCTgagttaaaaagttatttatcattttaCTCAAAGTATCCTAGTAGCCCATGGGAAATTAAACCAACATACTGATAGTGGATGGGACAAACACATTTGGACAGTAAAGTGTA
This genomic interval carries:
- the LOC134794353 gene encoding putative inhibitor of apoptosis isoform X3, yielding MPMLVDSKHRNVSSVAPGTALFKNAPATAKTRPLVEPVLTLPTPCSVYEPGGSRGSSLSSSPTSPTLPNLPLAVDKPDNNHVLAADMHREENRLKTFDSWPLTFISPQTLASNGFYYLGRSDEVRCAFCKVEIMRWVEGDDPARDHQKWAPQCPFLRKQAAAGTLPANPLVDGSGQDECGVRAPPAGASVCMPGPVHPRYNTEAARLRTFKDWPKSMKQKPEELAEAGFYYTGQSDKTKCFYCDGGLKDWEEDDVPWEQHARWFDRCAYVQLVKGRDYVQKVISEACVVPETIPAPKPEPVAPTKSEDEKPEVEDSKLCKICYENERNVCFVPCGHVVACAKCALATDKCPMCRRTFTSAVRLYYS
- the LOC134794353 gene encoding putative inhibitor of apoptosis isoform X1, with product MAEKTSPKCPKDSGGAAAAAASSDSVAASNKDAKFSSGAVSSVAPGTALFKNAPATAKTRPLVEPVLTLPTPCSVYEPGGSRGSSLSSSPTSPTLPNLPLAVDKPDNNHVLAADMHREENRLKTFDSWPLTFISPQTLASNGFYYLGRSDEVRCAFCKVEIMRWVEGDDPARDHQKWAPQCPFLRKQAAAGTLPANPLVDGSGQDECGVRAPPAGASVCMPGPVHPRYNTEAARLRTFKDWPKSMKQKPEELAEAGFYYTGQSDKTKCFYCDGGLKDWEEDDVPWEQHARWFDRCAYVQLVKGRDYVQKVISEACVVPETIPAPKPEPVAPTKSEDEKPEVEDSKLCKICYENERNVCFVPCGHVVACAKCALATDKCPMCRRTFTSAVRLYYS
- the LOC134794353 gene encoding putative inhibitor of apoptosis isoform X2, producing the protein MAEKTSPKCPKDSGGAAAAAASSDSVAASNKDAKFSSVSSVAPGTALFKNAPATAKTRPLVEPVLTLPTPCSVYEPGGSRGSSLSSSPTSPTLPNLPLAVDKPDNNHVLAADMHREENRLKTFDSWPLTFISPQTLASNGFYYLGRSDEVRCAFCKVEIMRWVEGDDPARDHQKWAPQCPFLRKQAAAGTLPANPLVDGSGQDECGVRAPPAGASVCMPGPVHPRYNTEAARLRTFKDWPKSMKQKPEELAEAGFYYTGQSDKTKCFYCDGGLKDWEEDDVPWEQHARWFDRCAYVQLVKGRDYVQKVISEACVVPETIPAPKPEPVAPTKSEDEKPEVEDSKLCKICYENERNVCFVPCGHVVACAKCALATDKCPMCRRTFTSAVRLYYS
- the LOC134794353 gene encoding putative inhibitor of apoptosis isoform X4, with protein sequence MEAVRVSSVAPGTALFKNAPATAKTRPLVEPVLTLPTPCSVYEPGGSRGSSLSSSPTSPTLPNLPLAVDKPDNNHVLAADMHREENRLKTFDSWPLTFISPQTLASNGFYYLGRSDEVRCAFCKVEIMRWVEGDDPARDHQKWAPQCPFLRKQAAAGTLPANPLVDGSGQDECGVRAPPAGASVCMPGPVHPRYNTEAARLRTFKDWPKSMKQKPEELAEAGFYYTGQSDKTKCFYCDGGLKDWEEDDVPWEQHARWFDRCAYVQLVKGRDYVQKVISEACVVPETIPAPKPEPVAPTKSEDEKPEVEDSKLCKICYENERNVCFVPCGHVVACAKCALATDKCPMCRRTFTSAVRLYYS